Proteins encoded within one genomic window of Balaenoptera ricei isolate mBalRic1 chromosome 10, mBalRic1.hap2, whole genome shotgun sequence:
- the PHC1 gene encoding polyhomeotic-like protein 1 isoform X2 gives METESEQNSNSTNGSPGSGGSARPQIAQMSLYERQAVQALQALQRQPNAAQYFHQFMLQQQLSNAQLHSLAAVQQATIAASRQASSPNTSSAQQQSTTTQASINLATTSAAQLISRSQSVSSPSATTLTQSVLLGNTTSPPLNQSQAQMYLRVNRTLGRNVPLASQLILMPNGAVAAVQQEAPSAQSPGVHTDADQVQNLAVRNQQASAQGPQMQGSAQKAIPPGASPVSSLSQASSQALAVAQASSGASGQSLNLSQAGGGSGNSIPGSMGPGSQAPGGLGQLPSSGMGGGGSCPRKGTGVVQPLPAAQAVTVSQGSQTEAESAAAKKAEADGTGQQSVGMNLTRTATPAPSQTLISSATYTQIQPHSLIQQQQQIHLQQKQVVIQQQIAIHHQQQFPHRQAQLLHTATHLQLAQQQQQQQQQQQQQAAPLPAPPPPQGPPAQQAPPSQSQQPAQTLVVQPMLQSSPLSLPPDPAPKPPVPIQSKPPVAPVKPPQLGAAKMSATQQPPPHIPVQVVGTRQPGTAQAQALGLAQLAAAVPASRGMPGTVQPGQAHLASSPPSSQPAGALQEGPPALASGMTLAPVQGTAHVVKGAATASSPVVAQVPAAFYMQSVHLPGKPQTLPVKRKAESEEERDDISTLSSMLPAKASPVVESPKAMEEKGGLGDKAEPVTSVNASTPSSDVVALAPAPSAPPPTLAMVSRQMGDSKPPQAIVKPQILTHIIEGFVIQEGAEPFPVGCSQLLKESEKPLQTGLVTGLNENQSGGPLGGDSPSTELDKKANLLKCEYCGKYAPAEQFRGSKRFCSMTCAKRYNVSCSHQFRLKRKKMKEFQEANYARVRRRGPRRSSSDIARAKIQGKRHRGQEDSSRGSDNSSYDEALSPTSPGPLSVRAGHGERDLGNPNTAPPTPELHGINPVFLSSNPSRWSVEEVYEFIASLQGCQEIAEEFRSQEIDGQALLLLKEEHLMSAMNIKLGPALKICAKINVLKET, from the exons ATGGAGACTGAGAGTGAGCAGAACTCCAACTCCACCAATGGGAGTCCCGGCTCTGGGGGCAGCGCTCGGCCCCAGATAGCTCAGATGTCGCTGTATGAACGGCAAGCGGTCCAG GCTCTGCAGGCACTGCAGCGTCAGCCCAACGCGGCTCAGTATTTCCACCAGTTCATGCTCCAGCAGCAGCTCAGCAATGCCCAGCTGCATAGCCTGGCCGCCGTCCAGCAG GCCACGATTGCTGCCAGTCGGCAGGCCAGCTCCCCCAACACCAGCAGCGCCCAGCAGCAGAGCACCACCACCCAGGCCTCC ATCAATCTGGCCACCACGTCGGCCGCCCAGCTCATCAGCCGATCCCAGAGTGTGAGCTCTCCCAGTGCTACCACTTTGACCCAATCTGTGCTTCTGGGGaacaccacctccccacccctcaaCCAGTCCCAGGCCCAGATGTATCTACGG GTAAACCGGACCCTGGGCCGGAATGTGCCTCTAGCCTCCCAGCTCATCCTGATGCCTAACGGGGCGGTGGCCGCGGTCCAGCAGGAGGCGCCATCTGCCCAGTCTCCGGGAGTTCACACAGATGCCGATCAG GTGCAGAACTTGGCAGTCAGGAACCAACAGGCCTCAGCCCAAGGACCCCAAATGCAAGGCTCCGCTCAGAAGGCCATTCCTCCTGGAGCCTCCCCTGTCTCCAGCCTCTCCCAGGCCTCTAGCCAGGCCCTCGCTGTGGCTCAGGCTTCCTCTGGGGCCTCAGGCCAGTCCCTCAACCTTAGTCAAGCTGGTGGAGGCAGTGGGAATAGCATCCCAGGGTCCATGGGTCCAGGTAGCCAGGCACCTGGGGGCTTGGGTCAGTTGCCTTCCTCAGGaatgggtggtggtgggagctgTCCCAGGAAGGGCACAGGAGTGGTGCAGCCCTTGCCTGCGGCCCAGGCAGTGACTGTGAGTCAGGGCAGCCAGACAGAAGCAGAAAGTGCAGCGGCCAAGAAGGCAGAAGCAGATGGGACTGGTCAGCAGAGCGTGGGCATGAACCTGACACGGACAGCCACACCTGCTCCCAGCCAGACCCTTATTAGCTCAG CCACCTACACGCAGATCCAGCCCCACTCCCTgatccagcagcagcagcagatccACCTGCAGCAGAAGCAGGTGGTGATCCAGCAGCAGATCGCCATCCACCACCAGCAGCAGTTCCCGCACCGCCAGGCGCAGCTGCTGCACACGGCCACCCACCTCCAGCtggcccagcagcagcagcagcagcagcagcagcagcagcagcaggccgcgcccctccctgcccccccgccccctcagGGCCCCCCCGCCCAGCAGGCCCCGCCTTCGCAGTCCCAGCAGCCAGCCCAGACTCTGGTTGTCCAGCCCATGCTGCAGTCTTCGCCCTTGTCGCTCCCTCCTGACCCAGCCCCCAAGCCCCCCGTCCCCATCCAGTCCAAGCCACCTGTGGCCCCTGTCAAGCCTCCTCAGCTGGGGGCTGCTAAGATGTCAGCCACCCAGCAACCTCCGCCCCACATCCCCGTGCAAGTCGTGGGCACCCGACAGCCAGGTACAGCCCAGGCCCAGGCTTTGGGGCTGGCCCAGCTGGCAGCTGCCGTGCCTGCTTCCCGGGGGATGCCAGGCACAGTGCAGCCTGGCCAGGCCCACTTGGCCTCCTCGCCGCCTTCATCCCAGCCCGCTGGTGCGCTGCAGGAGGGCCCGCCTGCGTTGGCCTCGGGGATGACCCTGGCTCCTGTGCAGGGGACGGCGCATGTGGTGAAGGGGGCGGCTACCGCCTCCTCACCTGTTGTGGCCCAGGTCCCTGCCGCCTTCTACATGCAGTCTGTGCACCTGCCG GGCAAACCCCAGACATTGCCCGTAAAACGCAAGGCTGagtcagaggaggagagagacgATATCTCCACGTTGAGTTCAATGCTTCCTGCGAAGGCGTCTCCGGTCGTAGAGAGCCCGAAGGCCATGGAGGAGAAGGGCGGTCTTGGAG ACAAAGCTGAACCAGTGACCAGTGTGAATGCTAGTACCCCGAGCAGTGATGTAGTAGCCTTGGCTCCTGCCCCGTCAGCACCGCCTCCCACGCTGGCCATGGTGTCCAGACAGATGGGTGACTCCAAGCCCCCACAGGCCATCGTGAAGCCCCAGATTCTCACCCACATCATTGAAGGCTTCGTTATCCAGGAAGGAGCAGAACCTTTTCCG GTGGGTTGTTCTCAGTTACTGAAAGAGtctgagaagccactgcagacTGGCCTCGTGACAGGGCTGAATGAGAATCAGTCGGGTGGCCCCTTAGGTGGGGACAGCCCATCTACTG AGCTAGATAAGAAGGCGAACCTCCTGAAGTGCGAGTACTGTGGGAAGTACGCCCCTGCAGAGCAGTTTCGCGGCTCCAAGAGATTCTGCTCCATGACTTGCGCGAAGAG GTATAATGTGAGCTGTAGCCACCAATTCCGGCTGAAGAGGAAAAAGATGAAAGAGTTTCAAGAAGCCAACTATGCCCGCGTTCGCCGGCGCGGACCCCGCCGCAGCTCCTCCGACATCGCCCGTGCCAAGATCCAGGGCAAGCGTCACCGG GGTCAAGAGGACTCTAGCCGGGGTTCAGATAATTCCAGTTATGATGAAGCACTCTCTCCAACATCTCCTGGGCCTTTATCCGTGCGAGCGGGGCATGGAGAACGTGACCTGGGGAACCCCAATACAGCTCCGCCTACACCAGAATTACATGGCATCAACCCTGTGTTCCTGTCCAGTAATCCTAGCCGTTGGAGCGTAGAGGAGGTGTATGAGTTTATTGCTTCTCTACAAG GCTGCCAAGAGATTGCAGAGGAGTTTCGTTCCCAGGAGATTGATGGACAGGCCCTTTTATTACTTAAAGAGGAACATCTTATGAGTGCCATGAACATCAAGCTGGGCCCTGCCCTCAAGATCTGCGCCAAGATAAACGTCCTCAAGGAGACCTAA
- the PHC1 gene encoding polyhomeotic-like protein 1 isoform X3, whose amino-acid sequence METESEQNSNSTNGSPGSGGSARPQIAQMSLYERQAVQALQALQRQPNAAQYFHQFMLQQQLSNAQLHSLAAVQQATIAASRQASSPNTSSAQQQSTTTQASINLATTSAAQLISRSQSVSSPSATTLTQSVLLGNTTSPPLNQSQAQMYLRVQNLAVRNQQASAQGPQMQGSAQKAIPPGASPVSSLSQASSQALAVAQASSGASGQSLNLSQAGGGSGNSIPGSMGPGSQAPGGLGQLPSSGMGGGGSCPRKGTGVVQPLPAAQAVTVSQGSQTEAESAAAKKAEADGTGQQSVGMNLTRTATPAPSQTLISSATYTQIQPHSLIQQQQQIHLQQKQVVIQQQIAIHHQQQFPHRQAQLLHTATHLQLAQQQQQQQQQQQQQAAPLPAPPPPQGPPAQQAPPSQSQQPAQTLVVQPMLQSSPLSLPPDPAPKPPVPIQSKPPVAPVKPPQLGAAKMSATQQPPPHIPVQVVGTRQPGTAQAQALGLAQLAAAVPASRGMPGTVQPGQAHLASSPPSSQPAGALQEGPPALASGMTLAPVQGTAHVVKGAATASSPVVAQVPAAFYMQSVHLPGKPQTLPVKRKAESEEERDDISTLSSMLPAKASPVVESPKAMEEKGGLGDKAEPVTSVNASTPSSDVVALAPAPSAPPPTLAMVSRQMGDSKPPQAIVKPQILTHIIEGFVIQEGAEPFPVGCSQLLKESEKPLQTGLVTGLNENQSGGPLGGDSPSTELDKKANLLKCEYCGKYAPAEQFRGSKRFCSMTCAKRYNVSCSHQFRLKRKKMKEFQEANYARVRRRGPRRSSSDIARAKIQGKRHRGQEDSSRGSDNSSYDEALSPTSPGPLSVRAGHGERDLGNPNTAPPTPELHGINPVFLSSNPSRWSVEEVYEFIASLQGCQEIAEEFRSQEIDGQALLLLKEEHLMSAMNIKLGPALKICAKINVLKET is encoded by the exons ATGGAGACTGAGAGTGAGCAGAACTCCAACTCCACCAATGGGAGTCCCGGCTCTGGGGGCAGCGCTCGGCCCCAGATAGCTCAGATGTCGCTGTATGAACGGCAAGCGGTCCAG GCTCTGCAGGCACTGCAGCGTCAGCCCAACGCGGCTCAGTATTTCCACCAGTTCATGCTCCAGCAGCAGCTCAGCAATGCCCAGCTGCATAGCCTGGCCGCCGTCCAGCAG GCCACGATTGCTGCCAGTCGGCAGGCCAGCTCCCCCAACACCAGCAGCGCCCAGCAGCAGAGCACCACCACCCAGGCCTCC ATCAATCTGGCCACCACGTCGGCCGCCCAGCTCATCAGCCGATCCCAGAGTGTGAGCTCTCCCAGTGCTACCACTTTGACCCAATCTGTGCTTCTGGGGaacaccacctccccacccctcaaCCAGTCCCAGGCCCAGATGTATCTACGG GTGCAGAACTTGGCAGTCAGGAACCAACAGGCCTCAGCCCAAGGACCCCAAATGCAAGGCTCCGCTCAGAAGGCCATTCCTCCTGGAGCCTCCCCTGTCTCCAGCCTCTCCCAGGCCTCTAGCCAGGCCCTCGCTGTGGCTCAGGCTTCCTCTGGGGCCTCAGGCCAGTCCCTCAACCTTAGTCAAGCTGGTGGAGGCAGTGGGAATAGCATCCCAGGGTCCATGGGTCCAGGTAGCCAGGCACCTGGGGGCTTGGGTCAGTTGCCTTCCTCAGGaatgggtggtggtgggagctgTCCCAGGAAGGGCACAGGAGTGGTGCAGCCCTTGCCTGCGGCCCAGGCAGTGACTGTGAGTCAGGGCAGCCAGACAGAAGCAGAAAGTGCAGCGGCCAAGAAGGCAGAAGCAGATGGGACTGGTCAGCAGAGCGTGGGCATGAACCTGACACGGACAGCCACACCTGCTCCCAGCCAGACCCTTATTAGCTCAG CCACCTACACGCAGATCCAGCCCCACTCCCTgatccagcagcagcagcagatccACCTGCAGCAGAAGCAGGTGGTGATCCAGCAGCAGATCGCCATCCACCACCAGCAGCAGTTCCCGCACCGCCAGGCGCAGCTGCTGCACACGGCCACCCACCTCCAGCtggcccagcagcagcagcagcagcagcagcagcagcagcagcaggccgcgcccctccctgcccccccgccccctcagGGCCCCCCCGCCCAGCAGGCCCCGCCTTCGCAGTCCCAGCAGCCAGCCCAGACTCTGGTTGTCCAGCCCATGCTGCAGTCTTCGCCCTTGTCGCTCCCTCCTGACCCAGCCCCCAAGCCCCCCGTCCCCATCCAGTCCAAGCCACCTGTGGCCCCTGTCAAGCCTCCTCAGCTGGGGGCTGCTAAGATGTCAGCCACCCAGCAACCTCCGCCCCACATCCCCGTGCAAGTCGTGGGCACCCGACAGCCAGGTACAGCCCAGGCCCAGGCTTTGGGGCTGGCCCAGCTGGCAGCTGCCGTGCCTGCTTCCCGGGGGATGCCAGGCACAGTGCAGCCTGGCCAGGCCCACTTGGCCTCCTCGCCGCCTTCATCCCAGCCCGCTGGTGCGCTGCAGGAGGGCCCGCCTGCGTTGGCCTCGGGGATGACCCTGGCTCCTGTGCAGGGGACGGCGCATGTGGTGAAGGGGGCGGCTACCGCCTCCTCACCTGTTGTGGCCCAGGTCCCTGCCGCCTTCTACATGCAGTCTGTGCACCTGCCG GGCAAACCCCAGACATTGCCCGTAAAACGCAAGGCTGagtcagaggaggagagagacgATATCTCCACGTTGAGTTCAATGCTTCCTGCGAAGGCGTCTCCGGTCGTAGAGAGCCCGAAGGCCATGGAGGAGAAGGGCGGTCTTGGAG ACAAAGCTGAACCAGTGACCAGTGTGAATGCTAGTACCCCGAGCAGTGATGTAGTAGCCTTGGCTCCTGCCCCGTCAGCACCGCCTCCCACGCTGGCCATGGTGTCCAGACAGATGGGTGACTCCAAGCCCCCACAGGCCATCGTGAAGCCCCAGATTCTCACCCACATCATTGAAGGCTTCGTTATCCAGGAAGGAGCAGAACCTTTTCCG GTGGGTTGTTCTCAGTTACTGAAAGAGtctgagaagccactgcagacTGGCCTCGTGACAGGGCTGAATGAGAATCAGTCGGGTGGCCCCTTAGGTGGGGACAGCCCATCTACTG AGCTAGATAAGAAGGCGAACCTCCTGAAGTGCGAGTACTGTGGGAAGTACGCCCCTGCAGAGCAGTTTCGCGGCTCCAAGAGATTCTGCTCCATGACTTGCGCGAAGAG GTATAATGTGAGCTGTAGCCACCAATTCCGGCTGAAGAGGAAAAAGATGAAAGAGTTTCAAGAAGCCAACTATGCCCGCGTTCGCCGGCGCGGACCCCGCCGCAGCTCCTCCGACATCGCCCGTGCCAAGATCCAGGGCAAGCGTCACCGG GGTCAAGAGGACTCTAGCCGGGGTTCAGATAATTCCAGTTATGATGAAGCACTCTCTCCAACATCTCCTGGGCCTTTATCCGTGCGAGCGGGGCATGGAGAACGTGACCTGGGGAACCCCAATACAGCTCCGCCTACACCAGAATTACATGGCATCAACCCTGTGTTCCTGTCCAGTAATCCTAGCCGTTGGAGCGTAGAGGAGGTGTATGAGTTTATTGCTTCTCTACAAG GCTGCCAAGAGATTGCAGAGGAGTTTCGTTCCCAGGAGATTGATGGACAGGCCCTTTTATTACTTAAAGAGGAACATCTTATGAGTGCCATGAACATCAAGCTGGGCCCTGCCCTCAAGATCTGCGCCAAGATAAACGTCCTCAAGGAGACCTAA
- the PHC1 gene encoding polyhomeotic-like protein 1 isoform X1, which produces METESEQNSNSTNGSPGSGGSARPQIAQMSLYERQAVQALQALQRQPNAAQYFHQFMLQQQLSNAQLHSLAAVQQATIAASRQASSPNTSSAQQQSTTTQASINLATTSAAQLISRSQSVSSPSATTLTQSVLLGNTTSPPLNQSQAQMYLRPQLGNLLQVNRTLGRNVPLASQLILMPNGAVAAVQQEAPSAQSPGVHTDADQVQNLAVRNQQASAQGPQMQGSAQKAIPPGASPVSSLSQASSQALAVAQASSGASGQSLNLSQAGGGSGNSIPGSMGPGSQAPGGLGQLPSSGMGGGGSCPRKGTGVVQPLPAAQAVTVSQGSQTEAESAAAKKAEADGTGQQSVGMNLTRTATPAPSQTLISSATYTQIQPHSLIQQQQQIHLQQKQVVIQQQIAIHHQQQFPHRQAQLLHTATHLQLAQQQQQQQQQQQQQAAPLPAPPPPQGPPAQQAPPSQSQQPAQTLVVQPMLQSSPLSLPPDPAPKPPVPIQSKPPVAPVKPPQLGAAKMSATQQPPPHIPVQVVGTRQPGTAQAQALGLAQLAAAVPASRGMPGTVQPGQAHLASSPPSSQPAGALQEGPPALASGMTLAPVQGTAHVVKGAATASSPVVAQVPAAFYMQSVHLPGKPQTLPVKRKAESEEERDDISTLSSMLPAKASPVVESPKAMEEKGGLGDKAEPVTSVNASTPSSDVVALAPAPSAPPPTLAMVSRQMGDSKPPQAIVKPQILTHIIEGFVIQEGAEPFPVGCSQLLKESEKPLQTGLVTGLNENQSGGPLGGDSPSTELDKKANLLKCEYCGKYAPAEQFRGSKRFCSMTCAKRYNVSCSHQFRLKRKKMKEFQEANYARVRRRGPRRSSSDIARAKIQGKRHRGQEDSSRGSDNSSYDEALSPTSPGPLSVRAGHGERDLGNPNTAPPTPELHGINPVFLSSNPSRWSVEEVYEFIASLQGCQEIAEEFRSQEIDGQALLLLKEEHLMSAMNIKLGPALKICAKINVLKET; this is translated from the exons ATGGAGACTGAGAGTGAGCAGAACTCCAACTCCACCAATGGGAGTCCCGGCTCTGGGGGCAGCGCTCGGCCCCAGATAGCTCAGATGTCGCTGTATGAACGGCAAGCGGTCCAG GCTCTGCAGGCACTGCAGCGTCAGCCCAACGCGGCTCAGTATTTCCACCAGTTCATGCTCCAGCAGCAGCTCAGCAATGCCCAGCTGCATAGCCTGGCCGCCGTCCAGCAG GCCACGATTGCTGCCAGTCGGCAGGCCAGCTCCCCCAACACCAGCAGCGCCCAGCAGCAGAGCACCACCACCCAGGCCTCC ATCAATCTGGCCACCACGTCGGCCGCCCAGCTCATCAGCCGATCCCAGAGTGTGAGCTCTCCCAGTGCTACCACTTTGACCCAATCTGTGCTTCTGGGGaacaccacctccccacccctcaaCCAGTCCCAGGCCCAGATGTATCTACGG CCACAGCTGGGAAACCTATTGCAGGTAAACCGGACCCTGGGCCGGAATGTGCCTCTAGCCTCCCAGCTCATCCTGATGCCTAACGGGGCGGTGGCCGCGGTCCAGCAGGAGGCGCCATCTGCCCAGTCTCCGGGAGTTCACACAGATGCCGATCAG GTGCAGAACTTGGCAGTCAGGAACCAACAGGCCTCAGCCCAAGGACCCCAAATGCAAGGCTCCGCTCAGAAGGCCATTCCTCCTGGAGCCTCCCCTGTCTCCAGCCTCTCCCAGGCCTCTAGCCAGGCCCTCGCTGTGGCTCAGGCTTCCTCTGGGGCCTCAGGCCAGTCCCTCAACCTTAGTCAAGCTGGTGGAGGCAGTGGGAATAGCATCCCAGGGTCCATGGGTCCAGGTAGCCAGGCACCTGGGGGCTTGGGTCAGTTGCCTTCCTCAGGaatgggtggtggtgggagctgTCCCAGGAAGGGCACAGGAGTGGTGCAGCCCTTGCCTGCGGCCCAGGCAGTGACTGTGAGTCAGGGCAGCCAGACAGAAGCAGAAAGTGCAGCGGCCAAGAAGGCAGAAGCAGATGGGACTGGTCAGCAGAGCGTGGGCATGAACCTGACACGGACAGCCACACCTGCTCCCAGCCAGACCCTTATTAGCTCAG CCACCTACACGCAGATCCAGCCCCACTCCCTgatccagcagcagcagcagatccACCTGCAGCAGAAGCAGGTGGTGATCCAGCAGCAGATCGCCATCCACCACCAGCAGCAGTTCCCGCACCGCCAGGCGCAGCTGCTGCACACGGCCACCCACCTCCAGCtggcccagcagcagcagcagcagcagcagcagcagcagcagcaggccgcgcccctccctgcccccccgccccctcagGGCCCCCCCGCCCAGCAGGCCCCGCCTTCGCAGTCCCAGCAGCCAGCCCAGACTCTGGTTGTCCAGCCCATGCTGCAGTCTTCGCCCTTGTCGCTCCCTCCTGACCCAGCCCCCAAGCCCCCCGTCCCCATCCAGTCCAAGCCACCTGTGGCCCCTGTCAAGCCTCCTCAGCTGGGGGCTGCTAAGATGTCAGCCACCCAGCAACCTCCGCCCCACATCCCCGTGCAAGTCGTGGGCACCCGACAGCCAGGTACAGCCCAGGCCCAGGCTTTGGGGCTGGCCCAGCTGGCAGCTGCCGTGCCTGCTTCCCGGGGGATGCCAGGCACAGTGCAGCCTGGCCAGGCCCACTTGGCCTCCTCGCCGCCTTCATCCCAGCCCGCTGGTGCGCTGCAGGAGGGCCCGCCTGCGTTGGCCTCGGGGATGACCCTGGCTCCTGTGCAGGGGACGGCGCATGTGGTGAAGGGGGCGGCTACCGCCTCCTCACCTGTTGTGGCCCAGGTCCCTGCCGCCTTCTACATGCAGTCTGTGCACCTGCCG GGCAAACCCCAGACATTGCCCGTAAAACGCAAGGCTGagtcagaggaggagagagacgATATCTCCACGTTGAGTTCAATGCTTCCTGCGAAGGCGTCTCCGGTCGTAGAGAGCCCGAAGGCCATGGAGGAGAAGGGCGGTCTTGGAG ACAAAGCTGAACCAGTGACCAGTGTGAATGCTAGTACCCCGAGCAGTGATGTAGTAGCCTTGGCTCCTGCCCCGTCAGCACCGCCTCCCACGCTGGCCATGGTGTCCAGACAGATGGGTGACTCCAAGCCCCCACAGGCCATCGTGAAGCCCCAGATTCTCACCCACATCATTGAAGGCTTCGTTATCCAGGAAGGAGCAGAACCTTTTCCG GTGGGTTGTTCTCAGTTACTGAAAGAGtctgagaagccactgcagacTGGCCTCGTGACAGGGCTGAATGAGAATCAGTCGGGTGGCCCCTTAGGTGGGGACAGCCCATCTACTG AGCTAGATAAGAAGGCGAACCTCCTGAAGTGCGAGTACTGTGGGAAGTACGCCCCTGCAGAGCAGTTTCGCGGCTCCAAGAGATTCTGCTCCATGACTTGCGCGAAGAG GTATAATGTGAGCTGTAGCCACCAATTCCGGCTGAAGAGGAAAAAGATGAAAGAGTTTCAAGAAGCCAACTATGCCCGCGTTCGCCGGCGCGGACCCCGCCGCAGCTCCTCCGACATCGCCCGTGCCAAGATCCAGGGCAAGCGTCACCGG GGTCAAGAGGACTCTAGCCGGGGTTCAGATAATTCCAGTTATGATGAAGCACTCTCTCCAACATCTCCTGGGCCTTTATCCGTGCGAGCGGGGCATGGAGAACGTGACCTGGGGAACCCCAATACAGCTCCGCCTACACCAGAATTACATGGCATCAACCCTGTGTTCCTGTCCAGTAATCCTAGCCGTTGGAGCGTAGAGGAGGTGTATGAGTTTATTGCTTCTCTACAAG GCTGCCAAGAGATTGCAGAGGAGTTTCGTTCCCAGGAGATTGATGGACAGGCCCTTTTATTACTTAAAGAGGAACATCTTATGAGTGCCATGAACATCAAGCTGGGCCCTGCCCTCAAGATCTGCGCCAAGATAAACGTCCTCAAGGAGACCTAA